The following are from one region of the Brienomyrus brachyistius isolate T26 chromosome 4, BBRACH_0.4, whole genome shotgun sequence genome:
- the mycb gene encoding transcriptional regulator Myc-B isoform X1 codes for MPLTSSMASRNYDYDYDSIQPYFFDDEEDFYQQQPGQLQPPALSEDIWKKFELLPTPPLSPSRRSSLTGPLPSKADQLEMVTELLGDDVVSQSFICNADYSQSFRKYIIIQDCMWSGFSAAAKLEKVVSERLASLQAARKEPPATEPGLPELNSSASECIDPSVVFPFALTECGKTGKVTPSPALPLLLDTPPNSCSSSDSDSEDDDDDDEEDDDDDDDGDEEDDDEEEIDVVTVEKRKNVRRSEVHRTGTPGRQQQSPLVLKRCHVPIHQHNYAASPSTRSEQPAIKRIKFEGGGGGGSRVLKPINRKCPSPRTSDTEDNDKRRTHNVLERQRRNELKLSFFALRDEIPEVANNERAAKVVILKKAAECIYSMQTDERRLLQLKEELRRRGERLRHRLEQLRDCHT; via the exons ATGCCACTGACGTCCAGCATGGCGAGTCGGAATTACGATTACGACTACGACTCTATCCAGCCGTACTTCTTTGATGACGAGGAGGACTTCTACCAGCAGCAGCCCGGCCAGCTGCAGCCGCCGGCGCTCAGCGAGGACATCTGGAAGAAATTCGAGCTGCTACCCACGCCTCCCCTGTCTCCGAGCCGGCGCTCCTCCCTGACCGGCCCGCTGCCCTCCAAGGCTGACCAGCTGGAGATGGTCACCGAGTTACTCGGCGACGACGTGGTCAGCCAGAGCTTCATCTGCAACGCTGATTACTCGCAGTCTTTCCGCAAGTACATCATCATTCAGGACTGCATGTGGAGCGGCTTTTCTGCCGCCGCCAAGCTGGAGAAGGTGGTGTCCGAGCGCCTGGCGTCTCTGCAGGCGGCACGCAAGGAGCCGCCAGCCACAGAGCCCGGGCTGCCGGAGCTGAACTCCTCGGCTTCCGAGTGCATCGATCCGTCGGTCGTGTTTCCCTTCGCGCTGACTGAGTGCGGCAAGACCGGCAAGGTGACCCCGTCCCCGGCGCTGCCCCTGCTCCTGGACACGCCGCCCAACAGCTGCAGCAGCAGCGACAGCGATTCCG aagatgatgatgatgatgatgaagaagatgatgatgacgatgatgatggggatgaggaagatgatgatgaagagGAAATCGACGTCGTGACTGTAGAAAAGAGGAAGAACGTGAGGAGGTCAGAGGTGCACAGGACAGGCACCCCTGGCAGGCAGCAGCAGAGCCCCCTGGTCCTGAAACGGTGTCACGTGCCAATTCACCAGCACAACTACGCAGCCTCTCCTTCTACCCGCAGCGAGCAGCCCGCTATCAAGCGGATAAAGTTCGAAGGAGGGGGAGGAGGTGGCAGCAGGGTTTTAAAACCAATCAACCGCAAATGCCCAAGCCCCCGGACGTCAGACACGGAGGACAACGATAAGAGGAGGACTCACAATGTCCTAGAGAGGCAGCGGAGGAACGAGCTGAAACTGAGTTTCTTTGCCCTGAGAGACGAGATTCCCGAGGTGGCCAATAATGAGCGGGCCGCCAAGGTGGTCATCCTGAAAAAGGCCGCGGAGTGCATCTACAGCATGCAAACGGACGAACGGCGCCTCCTGCAGCTCAAGGAAGAGCTGCGCAGACGGGGGGAGAGGTTGAGACACAGGCTGGAACAGCTGAGAGACTGTCACACGTAG
- the mycb gene encoding transcriptional regulator Myc-B isoform X2, which yields MPLTSSMASRNYDYDYDSIQPYFFDDEEDFYQQQPGQLQPPALSEDIWKKFELLPTPPLSPSRRSSLTGPLPSKADQLEMVTELLGDDVVSQSFICNADYSQSFRKYIIIQDCMWSGFSAAAKLEKVVSERLASLQAARKEPPATEPGLPELNSSASECIDPSVVFPFALTECGKTGKVTPSPALPLLLDTPPNSCSSSDSDSDDDDDDEEDDDDDDDGDEEDDDEEEIDVVTVEKRKNVRRSEVHRTGTPGRQQQSPLVLKRCHVPIHQHNYAASPSTRSEQPAIKRIKFEGGGGGGSRVLKPINRKCPSPRTSDTEDNDKRRTHNVLERQRRNELKLSFFALRDEIPEVANNERAAKVVILKKAAECIYSMQTDERRLLQLKEELRRRGERLRHRLEQLRDCHT from the exons ATGCCACTGACGTCCAGCATGGCGAGTCGGAATTACGATTACGACTACGACTCTATCCAGCCGTACTTCTTTGATGACGAGGAGGACTTCTACCAGCAGCAGCCCGGCCAGCTGCAGCCGCCGGCGCTCAGCGAGGACATCTGGAAGAAATTCGAGCTGCTACCCACGCCTCCCCTGTCTCCGAGCCGGCGCTCCTCCCTGACCGGCCCGCTGCCCTCCAAGGCTGACCAGCTGGAGATGGTCACCGAGTTACTCGGCGACGACGTGGTCAGCCAGAGCTTCATCTGCAACGCTGATTACTCGCAGTCTTTCCGCAAGTACATCATCATTCAGGACTGCATGTGGAGCGGCTTTTCTGCCGCCGCCAAGCTGGAGAAGGTGGTGTCCGAGCGCCTGGCGTCTCTGCAGGCGGCACGCAAGGAGCCGCCAGCCACAGAGCCCGGGCTGCCGGAGCTGAACTCCTCGGCTTCCGAGTGCATCGATCCGTCGGTCGTGTTTCCCTTCGCGCTGACTGAGTGCGGCAAGACCGGCAAGGTGACCCCGTCCCCGGCGCTGCCCCTGCTCCTGGACACGCCGCCCAACAGCTGCAGCAGCAGCGACAGCGATTCCG atgatgatgatgatgatgaagaagatgatgatgacgatgatgatggggatgaggaagatgatgatgaagagGAAATCGACGTCGTGACTGTAGAAAAGAGGAAGAACGTGAGGAGGTCAGAGGTGCACAGGACAGGCACCCCTGGCAGGCAGCAGCAGAGCCCCCTGGTCCTGAAACGGTGTCACGTGCCAATTCACCAGCACAACTACGCAGCCTCTCCTTCTACCCGCAGCGAGCAGCCCGCTATCAAGCGGATAAAGTTCGAAGGAGGGGGAGGAGGTGGCAGCAGGGTTTTAAAACCAATCAACCGCAAATGCCCAAGCCCCCGGACGTCAGACACGGAGGACAACGATAAGAGGAGGACTCACAATGTCCTAGAGAGGCAGCGGAGGAACGAGCTGAAACTGAGTTTCTTTGCCCTGAGAGACGAGATTCCCGAGGTGGCCAATAATGAGCGGGCCGCCAAGGTGGTCATCCTGAAAAAGGCCGCGGAGTGCATCTACAGCATGCAAACGGACGAACGGCGCCTCCTGCAGCTCAAGGAAGAGCTGCGCAGACGGGGGGAGAGGTTGAGACACAGGCTGGAACAGCTGAGAGACTGTCACACGTAG